In Xyrauchen texanus isolate HMW12.3.18 chromosome 35, RBS_HiC_50CHRs, whole genome shotgun sequence, one DNA window encodes the following:
- the LOC127628996 gene encoding pleckstrin homology-like domain family A member 3: MSLCKVMKDGHLEKRSNGLLQLWKKKRCVLTEDGLHLYDCKGDNSKEMRFEQMSTLDCVEYKRGLVYFTIVMNGGKEIDFRCQQEGTAWNAEIALALVRFKNRVAVQTGRKRHMSHLGSCGEGDVEL; the protein is encoded by the coding sequence ATGAGCCTGTGTAAAGTCATGAAGGATGGCCATTTGGAGAAGAGGAGTAATGGACTTCTACAGCTGTGGAAGAAGAAGCGTTGCGTTCTCACGGAGGACGGACTCCATCTGTACGACTGTAAAGGCGATAACAGTAAAGAGATGCGCTTTGAGCAGATGAGCACGCTGGACTGCGTGGAGTATAAGCGGGGTCTGGTGTACTTCACTATCGTGATGAACGGCGGTAAAGAGATTGACTTCAGGTGCCAGCAGGAGGGAACGGCGTGGAACGCGGAGATTGCGCTTGCGCTGGTGCGATTCAAAAACCGCGTGGCCGTTCAGACCGGCAGGAAAAGACACATGTCACATTTGGGCAGCTGCGGGGAGGGAGATGTCGAGCTTTGA